A genome region from Triticum aestivum cultivar Chinese Spring chromosome 2B, IWGSC CS RefSeq v2.1, whole genome shotgun sequence includes the following:
- the LOC123040028 gene encoding putative receptor-like protein kinase At4g00960 encodes MDHGSVVPEIVSFHVLEEMTDSFSEYRKLGSGSYGEVYMGESKDGKKIAVKMLHDIIGLNNDQFDTECLNLASLRHHNIVQLVGYCHETRREYIRYKGKVVHAQQIKRALCLEYMYNGSLETFLSDKLKGNDWSTRYAIIKGICNGLKYLHEELEPPMYHLDLKLANILLNENMVPKIADFGLSRFFEGQKPQRTKSIIGTRGYLPPEYIDGEIISVKSDIFSLGVVIIKIVTGPKGYFRRAEMTSQQLTKNVLEKWRKKIHATSDYELESYSKQVKRCVEIALSCLEADRSNRPSIGDIIRKLNETEAMHQIDSGFTYDKGLSFSSINQSPRLKMTTSAKCRVLTSRSLRIANNQPQYWKWIPAPDSTSRFAECAELLSVYFLAVIGEIPPRDLSAGTSYAVYLVYKLARTTYGLRGSVQTSSLRLHGERIVPGSTRGVSLHPEGRGSANDVTYPNARGDGWLELRLAEFENDDEMLTERGVIVDLREENDSVQKKGLIIGGVEFRSN; translated from the exons ATGGATCATGGGAGTGTGGTCCCCGAGATTGTGTCATTTCATGTATTGGAAGAAATGACAGATAGTTTCTCTGAATACCGCAAATTAGGCAGTGGCTCATATGGAGAAGTTTATATG GGTGAGAGTAAGGATGGAAAGAAGATTGCTGTCAAGATGCTCCATGACATTATAGGACTTAACAATGATCAATTTGACACAGAGTGTCTCAATCTCGCATCTCTTCGGCACCATAATATTGTGCAACTGGTTGGCTATTGCCACGAAACCCGGCGAGAATACATAAGGTACAAGGGAAAGGTTGTTCATGCTCAACAGATAAAGAGGGCGCTTTGCTTGGAGTACATGTATAATGGAAGCCTTGAAACATTTCTTTCTG ACAAATTGAAAGGAAATGATTGGTCCACACGTTATGCAATAATAAAGGGAATCTGCAATGGTTTAAAATACCTTCACGAGGAACTGGAACCTCCAATGTATCACTTGGATTTAAAACTAGCTAATATATTGCTGAATGAGAATATGGTACCGAAAATCGCAGATTTCGGCTTGTCGCGGTTCTTTGAGGGTCAAAAACCACAAAGGACAAAAAGTATTATAGGAACACG TGGATACCTACCGCCGGAATACATTGATGGTGAAATAATCTCAGTCAAGTCTGACATATTCAGCTTAGGTGTTGTGATCATAAAGATAGTGACAGGGCCTAAGGGCTACTTCAGAAGAGCTGAAATGACTTCCCAGCAATTAACTAAGAAT GTGCTCGAGAAATGGAGAAAAAAGATACATGCAACATCAGACTATGAGTTAGAGTCGTATTCCAAACAAGTAAAGAGGTGCGTTGAAATAGCTTTAAGTTGCTTGGAGGCTGATCGAAGCAACAGGCCAAGTATAGGGGATATTATCCGTAAGCTGAATGAGACAGAGGCTATGCATCAAATTGACAGTGGATTTACATATGACAAAGGGTTGTCATTTTCATCTATAAACCAG AGCCCTCGGTTGAAGATGACAACGAGCGCCAAGTGCAGGGTGCTCACATCGAGATCACTACGGATTGCCAACAATCAGCCCCAGTACTGGAAATGGATTCCTGCTCCAGATTCGACTTCCAG GTTTGCCGAATGCGCGGAACTCCTGAGTGTGTACTTTCTCGCCGTCATCGGAGAGATCCCGCCGAGGGACCTCTCCGCCGGCACAAGCTATGCAGTTTACCTCGTGTACAAGCTGGCGAGAACCACCTATGGCCTGAGGGGCTCCGTGCAGACATCGTCACTCAGGCTCCACGGCGAGAGGATCGTCCCCGGCAGCACCCGCGGGGTCAGCCTCCACCCCGAAGGGCGCGGGTCAGCCAATGATGTTACCTACCCCAACGCGAGGGGCGACGGCTGGCTGGAGCTCAGGCTGGCCGAGTTCGAAAACGACGACGAGATGCTCACAGAGAGGGGGGTGATCGTGGATCTCCGTGAGGAGAATGACAGCGTCCAGAAGAAAGGCCTCATCATTGGGGGCGTGGAGTTTAGGAGCAACTAG